GGTAAGGACTTGGCTGAGTTTCTCTCTTCTATGAGATATGGTTCTTGATCCATGTATCATGTATGAGAACTTGAGAAGTCAGGGACTTCTCTTTCTCATGTCAAAATCTATCAGGTGATCATCTTTAGGGACCACAGATCCTGGTGCACGTAGAATAATAGTCAAATTAAACATGTGGATAAGCCAAGAAATGGATTTTTCCACAGCTTGTCATCCAATAAATTCATGCTGTTATGAATTGTTTGCTCATCTTATACTAATATATTAATATCGACTTTCATGTTGGGGTGTTGCAGATGAGAGATGAACATCGAGCCTCGGATGGCAATTTTTTCAAGTTCTTGCAAAACCAGTCAAGCACAAAAAAAGAGGTACATAATTATCCTTTAAACTGAAACTACTAATAAGTAGCCTTTAAATTTCTTAATTACCCTGAAATTACCCAACAAATTCAAGAAAAAGAACCTACATCTATTAGCTGTATATATTTCACTATAATTTTGTCCATCTTCCTTGGTAGTTCAAAACTAGTTAGTCTCCGGTAGTCAGATAGTACATACACACCAAGCCAAGTGGCCAACTAGCCATAAACATATGTGATTTGCTTCACCAATGAGTATATAACTAATAACGGGTCTCGCTGTTGTGATGCTTTTATCGATTCAGGCTCAAGAAGACAAGATTGCATCCACGAGGGCAGAGATGGGCGAAGTGAGAAAAGAGAACGAGAGGCTGAAGACGATGCTGTCACGGATGGTGGAGGACCATCGATCCCTTCAGAAGCAGTTGGATGTTCTCCACCAGCAAGGGCGGGGCAAGAACCTCGCTGTGGGCTCACCGGCGCACACATCGCCTTCCAACGACGTCAAGGAGCCCGGGTTCGCCTCTTTGCGCCTCGGAACGAGTGCCGGCACGAGCAGGCAGAACATGGGAGAAAAGATAAAGAGAGGCACTAATAATCCAGAAAGCAGAGACATGTCTCTTGAACTATCACCAGGCTGCAAAGCTGTTGGTGTAGCCGGTCAAAGTGAGACGAAGGTGCATCGGGATGCGCTGACGTTGAGCCCTGGAGGCAGCTCCAAGGAGGAGGCCGTGGAGACGACGACAACGTCAGCCGCAGCGAGCAAAATGGTGAAGAACCCGAGAAGCACCGGCAGTGGTGTGGAGGCGGAGGACGAAGTGGCCCAGCAGCCACTGGCCAAGAAGGCCAGGGTGTCTGTGAGGGCTAGGTGTGACACGCCAACG
This portion of the Triticum dicoccoides isolate Atlit2015 ecotype Zavitan chromosome 7A, WEW_v2.0, whole genome shotgun sequence genome encodes:
- the LOC119333086 gene encoding WRKY transcription factor 72B-like; translation: MKGDHQRQLGGHEEQLKDQMRDEHRASDGNFFKFLQNQSSTKKEAQEDKIASTRAEMGEVRKENERLKTMLSRMVEDHRSLQKQLDVLHQQGRGKNLAVGSPAHTSPSNDVKEPGFASLRLGTSAGTSRQNMGEKIKRGTNNPESRDMSLELSPGCKAVGVAGQSETKVHRDALTLSPGGSSKEEAVETTTTSAAASKMVKNPRSTGSGVEAEDEVAQQPLAKKARVSVRARCDTPTMNDGCQWRKYGQKISKGNPCPRAYYRCTVATGCPVRKQYTTWISVLCI